AGGAAATTCTACATGCTATAGGGTTTGGCGTGTTTGCCAATCCCAGACTTATACTTCAGACTGACGCGAGGCTAGTGAGTGCTCTTGTTGAGAGGTGGCGTCCGGAGACCAACACATTCTTCATGAGACAGGGGGAGATGACTGTGACCTTGGAGGATGTTGGTTACATATTGGGGTTGCCCATTCATGGTCGGCCTTTAGTGGGGGATGTTATTGACAACCAGAAGGACTTCTTTCGGAGGAACTGGTTTGAGGAGTTGTCGACAGCTGACGTGGATTCGGCTCATACTAGGGGCGGGGTGAGGTACACATGGTTGTTTGAGACGTACGGAGCTGATCCCGGTCCTGATCCAGAGCGGATTCTCATCCACACGCAGGCCTATTTGTTCGTTGTTGTAGGTGCTGTtctttttcctactactagtaggAATGTGGTGCATCCCCGGTATCTCCGCCATCTTCGCAGACTGAGGGAGATTCCTACATGGTCTTGGGGTTCTGCAGTTTTGTCTTACTTGTACAGGGGATTGTATCACGCCACACAGAAGGATGCCAAGAAGATATCAGGTTGTGTGTGGTTGTTGGTGCTTGGATAGATGACCGCATCATATACGGATACATGGTACTATTTCATTTGTGGTGCCGGTCtacatttaaattgtgttgcctttatttattttgtaaataaccTATGTTAATTCCTTGCAGTGGTTGTTACGTGAGCGGGAAGAAGCTATTGCCGCTGCAGGAGTGTATCCGAGAAAGCCAATTTACTACTTCATGGATCCATTTTTCATTACATTGGCTATGGAGCTGGATTACACGGTTCTCACGGAGCGGGTTAAGCGTTTCTTCGTTACGTGGGGTAGTTGTGGGATTGGTCCACCAATCAACGAAGTGGACTACATATTTGTCCCGGCCAATGTTAATGGGAATCACTGGATTTTGATGGTACTGTCTGTGAAGGAATGGGGCGTCATGGTGTTTGATCCTATGACCAACAAAGCTGAACATGCGAAGGAAGAACAATGCGTGGTATGTGATCCGTTCCTTCTTTTTTCTTATATCAATTTGAAGTCTCGTTCATTTCATCTATATTTTGTTGATTGTGTTTTTAGGTTGGACTGTTGGCGAGGATGCTTCGTTATCTTGGCCCCCGACTTACTGTGCCGAAGGAGGACCCTCTAGTCCAGGTCTGGGATGCAATGCCGAAGCAGAATAACTACACTGATTGCGGGGTTTATATTTGCAAGTATATGGATTATCTCTTGCAAGGATATGACCTCTCTACCTTGGTGTGGGACGCTTCAGACCTCGAGGTCTTCCGTTACAGGATTGCCAAGGAGCTTCAGAAGGGGAAAGCAAGATCCATCCCAAACCACCGGATGAGCCAGAGGGTCTCGCAGCTAGCTTAggacttttatttattttcttattctACGAGGATTTGTAGGGAATTAATTGAACAATGATATCATGTAGTTAACATTggtttaatattaatgaatgaAACATTTGTTTGCGTTTATATCGGT
This genomic window from Daucus carota subsp. sativus chromosome 7, DH1 v3.0, whole genome shotgun sequence contains:
- the LOC108194972 gene encoding protein MAIN-LIKE 2-like — encoded protein: MEDILPGPLSQEVILDNSYHVSAAVWAGVDRGPLECFCGNRSMRSWFLSDAQKEILHAIGFGVFANPRLILQTDARLVSALVERWRPETNTFFMRQGEMTVTLEDVGYILGLPIHGRPLVGDVIDNQKDFFRRNWFEELSTADVDSAHTRGGVRYTWLFETYGADPGPDPERILIHTQAYLFVVVGAVLFPTTSRNVVHPRYLRHLRRLREIPTWSWGSAVLSYLYRGLYHATQKDAKKISGCVWLLWLLREREEAIAAAGVYPRKPIYYFMDPFFITLAMELDYTVLTERVKRFFVTWGSCGIGPPINEVDYIFVPANVNGNHWILMVLSVKEWGVMVFDPMTNKAEHAKEEQCVVGLLARMLRYLGPRLTVPKEDPLVQVWDAMPKQNNYTDCGVYICKYMDYLLQGYDLSTLVWDASDLEVFRYRIAKELQKGKARSIPNHRMSQRVSQLA